GTGGTCGTCACCGAATGGTCGGTGTTCGTCGAGTCGTCCTCAAAGCCCTCCACTCCCCAGGTCAGGACCTGCTTGCCACCGACGACCTTCACGCCCTGCGCCCGGAAGCCCACCGACTGCAGGTCGGTGTAGTTCAGGGTGTCGGAGTCGACGGCGGAGTCCGGAGCACCCGGAAAGATCGGCCCGATGTTGATCGAGATGTCGTTGGCGAGCTCGCGCTCGTTGTTCTGGAAGTAGATCTGGGCGTCGAGGCTGTCGAGCAGGAAGTTGTCGAAGCCGGAGGCGGCGTAGGCGAGCGTCGTGCGGTCGAAATCCTGGTAGGGGTAGGTGATGCGGATCTGGAACTCCTCGTCGCCGCCGACCAGGGACGGATCGACGAGACCGAAGCCGGTCTGGCCGGCATGATAGCGCCGGTGCTTCACGGTCAGCGATTGCTGGTCGGTGAAGTCGAAGGTGAAGACGCCGAAGAGGCTGTCGTCCTGCACTCCGGAGTCGAGAACCGTGGCCTCTTCGTCGAGCTCGATGTCGCCGTAGCTGCCGGCTGCCGACTCGTAGTCCTCGGCGTCGCGATAGGAGGCGGAGAGCGAGAAGCGCGAGCGTCCGGACTGCCCGCGAACGCCGGCGTGACCTCGTGCAAGCTCGCCCGCCGAGCCGTATCGCAGGTCGGCATCGACGCCGAAGTTGCGGCCGCCAGGAGTGAAGGCCGGCTTGGTGACCAGGTTGAGCACGCCGCCGATGGCATCGCTGCCGTAGAGCACGGACATCGGGCCGCGCACGACCTCGACCGACGAGACGTCGTCAACGTCGACCAGCGCCGAGAGCTCGCCGAAGTCGGTCTGGCGCCGCGCGTTGTTCATGCGCAGGCCGTCCTCCATGAAGAGAATGCGCAGGCCGCGCTGGCCGCGGATCACGGGGCGGGCCTGGTTGACGCCGACGCCGTTGACGTCCACCCCGGGCTCCTCGCGCAGCAGGTCGGCGGCGTTGTTCGGCATGCGGCGCGCGATTTCGAGCTCCTGGATCACCGTGACCGGGGTCGAAACCTGAAAGACGTCGGCCTCGCGGCCGAGTGCCGTGACGGTCGTGGAGTCGAAGAACGAGCCCTCCGGCTCCGCGGCCGCCGTCTCGCCGGCGGGCGCGGCGACGGCTTTGGCTGTGGCCGCAGTGGCTTCAGAGGCTGGAGGGGCTTCGGCGGGCGGCGGTGCAGGCTCCTGCGAAAGGACTGGTAAAGGAAGAGTGACGATCGACAGGGTGATGAAGAAGGCGAAGGCAGCGAAGCGGTTGAGTCTCATGCGGCTCTCCTCGACGCGGCGCCCGGCAGCGGGCGCCGTTCGGATCGACTCCCGGAAGCGGGAGTCATGCAGTCAGATCGCCCGGATGGCGGGCGCTCACGACGTCCGGCGGCGCACGCCACCGGAACACCCGGAGGCCGTGACGCCGGAAGCACGACGGGCGTGCTCAGGAGTGCGGCGGAGGGCGGGGAGAGAAACGATCCGGCCCGGCGCCCGCCGATGAGGTGGCGGGACAGGGGTCGAGGCTGGGGAAGCGAAGCCGGCTGGCGATGAGAGCGTGCGGCAGCTCCCAGGGCCGGCGGACGCGGCTGGAGAGGCCACGGGTCGTGGCGCTCGTAGCGGAGAGTGTAAAGGTGGCGAACGGCAGCAGCAGGAGCAGCTCGCGCGAGCTCCCGGTCTGCTCGCCGGTCGGTGCCAGGCCGCTGCCGAAGCCGACATGCAGCAGGAGCACGAGCAGCCAGAAGACCAGCGCGCCGCGTCCGGAGACCAGTGAGGCGCCCTGCCGGCGGAGCGCCCAGGCCCCGGCTCCGAGCAGAAGGGCGCCGACCCACTGCAAGAGCACTTCGGGATGCGCGATGCTTGCATCGGCGAGGCGCCCGGCGAGAAGCGCGGCGTGGAATGCGGCCAGCCCGGCGATCGCCAGAGCGCTCAACCCACCGAGGACCCAGCGCCGCCGCTCTACCTTGTTCGAGCCTTTTCCTGGGCTCGGGATAGCGAGATCGAAAGTCGACCGAAGGGCGTGGGGAAGCGACACGCGAGGGATGCTAGCAGAGCGGATTTCTCGCCCGCCCACCCTCGCGGGCGGTAGGATGGCGCCTTCGATGCGTTCCCCTGAAGTTGCCGAAGCGATCCCGAAACTGGTGGAGAGGGGCCTGCTCGCGCCCGCCACCGCCGCGCCGCTGCTGCGCTCGGCGCGCGGCGAGCTGCTCTCGATCCGCGGCGAGCTGCGCGCTCTGCTCTACGTCGGAGTGCTGGCACTGGCCGCCGGAGTGTCGCTCCTCGTCAAGGAGAATCTGGAGCGCATCGGTCCACTCGCGATCGCCGTTGCGATCGGCCTGGCCGCCGTTGCCTGTCTCGGCTGGACGCTCGCCCACGCCCTGCCTTTCCGCTGGCAGCGCGCCGAGTCGACCGACTGGACGTTCGACTTCCTGCTGCTCCTCGGCATCCTCCTGCTCGGCGCCGATCTCGCCTACATCGAGGCCAAGTTCACTCCGCTCGGCGATGCCTGGAGCTACCACCTGCTGGTCATGACCCTGGTGACCGGCGTTTTCGCCGTGCGTTGCGATTCGCGCCTCCTCTGGTCGCTCGCGCTCTCGACCTTCGCCGCCTGGCGCGGTGTCGCGGCGAGCTCGGTGGCGCAAGGGCTGTTCGAGCTCCGGGGCCGGCCGGAGTCCGCCCTGCGACTCGAGTTGCTTCTCTGCGGCCTGGCGTTCGTAGCGCTCGGTTTCGCGATGCGGCACTTCGACCGCAAGCGGCATTTCGAACCCCTCACGACCTTTCTGGGCTCTCTCGCGCTGCTCTCGGGCCTCGGACTGTTCGCGCTCGACCCGCAGGAGAACTGGTTCCTCTGGGCGATCGTCTTCGTCGCCTCCGCGGCCGGGCTGGCCGGCCTGGCACTGCGGGCGCGGCGTTTCGGACTGTTCGCACTCGGAGCGCTGGGCGTCTACGCCGGCATTTCGCGACTCGCGTTCGAGCTGATCTTCGAGGCCGGTTGCGGCTGTTTCTGGTTCGCCGGCAGCTCGCTGGGCATGGTCGCGCTGCTCTGGATCGTGCAGCGGCGCTTCCGGGTGGAGGCGGCATGAGACCCGAGATCGCCGCGGCCGACCGCAACTTCCTCGTCCGCCGGGCCGCCAGCGCCTGGCGCAAGGCCGGCGAGATCGATGCCGCGACCGAGACCGCCATCGCTGCGCTCTACGCCGACGACCGCGTTCGCACGTCGACGATCTTCCGCGTTCTGTTCTTCATCTTCACCTGGTTCGGATTCTCGGCCGCCTACGGCTTCGGGCTGGCCTTCCTCTCGGCTTTCGGCGTCAATTGGGACGATTCCGTGATCTTCGCTGGCGTGAACATGCTCACCGGCGCAGCGATGCTCGCCGCGGTCGAGGTGCTCACCGGGACGATGAAGCTGCGACGCTTCGGCATCGAAGAGGCGTGCGCCTGGATCGGGCTGAGCTACTTCGTGGGCGGCGCGATGTGGGGACTAAGCCAAGGACTCGCGCCTGGATTCGCGCTCCTCTGCATCGCGAGTGCCTGGGCGACGGCCTTTGTCGCAACAGGGATCGCCTGGCGTTGGGCGACACCAGGCATGGGGGCCGTGGCTGCATCTTCGATCTTCGTCGGACTGTCTCAGGGGCCCTGGAACCACCTGCTCTGGCTTCTGGTCGGCGGTTTCGTCATCTGGCCGCTCGGAGTCTTGGCGACCGCATCGCACATCTCGCCCGAGCACCGGAAGCGCTTCGGCGAGGCCTTCATTGTCTTCGGAGTGGCGTTCTATCTCGCGGTTCACGACATGGTCATCGAGGATCGATTCTTCACCTTCATTCGTTTCCTCGAGAGCGGCGCCTACTGGTCGGGAGGCGGGACGCCGGAGCCCGCGAGCCGTCTGGCGGTCGTCGCGAGCTTGGCGGCGATGGCCGTTGTGCCCCTGGTGCTGTTGTTGCTGGGAGCTCGCAACCGGTTCCGACCGGCGATCGTCCTCGGGCTGCTCCTCGCGCTTGCGACCGCTGTGAGCTTCGCCGTGCGCTGGGAGCCGCGCCCGCTCTGGCTGGTTTTGCTGCTCGTCGGTGCTTCGCTGGCTGCACTGGCAATGGCAGCGCGAAAGCTCTCTTCCCGGCGCCCGGGCGCAGAGTGGCGGGGACTGACAGCGCTCTCCCTCGCGGAAGACCGGGAGAGTCTGCAGACACTCGAACTGGTGGCGATCCTGGCGGCGTTCACCCCGGCCGCGCGAGTGGTTCCAGCGCCAGGCGCCGAAGGGAATGCGCTCGCTGGGGGCAGCCCGGAAGGGGAGAGCTTCGCCGGGGGCGGCGGAGACTTCGGTGGCGGCGGAGCGTCGGCGAAGTTCTGACGGGCGGACTCGCCCGCTCAGTCGCCGGGGGTGACGTTCTTCATCGGGGGCTTGTCGGCCGCCCGGGGAGCCGCTGGATTCGCCGCGGACGGGCGGGGAACGACCGCGCGCTCGCGCCACATGCCGAAGAGCGCGGCGCCCAGACCGAGCAGGATCTCGTCGATGAACGGCACGAAGTCCGGGATGACGAGGTCGAAGACAAAGAGCGCCACGAAGAAGGCGAAGGCCTGCGGAAACTTCAGCCGCGAGATCGTCTTCTCGATGAACGGTGCCGCCGGACCCGGAGCCATGGCGACAGTCTAGCGCCGGAGGCTGCCGGTTTGCGACCCGTGCGGGGCCCTGCCAGACTTTGCGTCAGACTCCGGCAGGAAAAGAGGGCGGTCATGAAGATCGGTTTCCGAGGCTGGCTCGTGGTGACGGTGATGACGGCGCTCGTCGCTTCTCCAGGCGGCGCCGCGGAACGACCGGCGTCGGCGAAGCTGCCGCCGGCGAAAGAGACCTGGCTGCTCTGCGAGTCGCCGAGTTTCACCGTCATCGGCAACGTCCAGGCGAAGAAGCTCGCCGAGATCGCCGAGACGCTCGAGCGGTTTCGCGCGACACTCCTCCAGCTCAAGGCCACGGCCAGTCCGGTGTCACCGGTCCCGACCCTGTTCGTCGCCTTCACCAACGACCGTTCCTTCGATCCCTACAAGGTCAGCCCCGACCCGCCGGATGTGAAGTGGGTCGGAGCTTTCCAGACCTCCCAGTTCGGGGACTACTTCGCTGTGAACGCCTATCCCGAACAGGGAAACGGCATGGCGGTGGTGCTCGAGGGCTACGCCGCGCACTTCATCCGCTCGAACTATCCTTCGACGCCTCTCTGGTTGAGCGAAGGCCTTAGCGAGCTCTACGGTACCTTCCGGATCGAAGACGGCGTCGCCGACATCGGGCGCCCTTCGGCCGAGAATCTCAAGCTGCTGCGCAGCGCGCCGCTCCTGCCGCTGCGCGAGATCCTCGGCATGACCCCGGAGAGTCCGGGATACGCGGTGGAGAAGCGGTCGATCTTCGAGGCGCAGTCCTGGGCGCTCGTCCACCACCTGCTCTACGGCACTCCCGACGGGCACCCGCGCACCGCCGACTTCCTGCGCCGGCTCGATGCCGGCGAGGAGCAGGGGGCCGCTTTTCTCGGCGCCTTCGGCGTCGAGGTCGACAAGTTCGAGGGCCGAGTACGGCTCTACGCTGCGCAGCCGGCGTTCGACTATCAGCGTGTCACCATCGCCGGATTGCCGCCGAGTTCTGTCGGGGCGGCGCGCGCGCTGCCGCGCCCCGAGGCCCTGACGCTTCTCGCCGGACTGCCGGCGAGCATGCGGCATCTCGCGTTTGCCCAGGCTCATCTCGATGCCGCGGTCGCCGAGCAGCCGGGAAACGGCGATGCCTGGGCGCTCGCGGGCTGGATCGCCGAGCTCCGGAACGACCCGGCGGCCGCCGCGTCGAGCTATCGCCGCGCGCTCGCGAGCGAGCTCCGGCGCGCGACCTCTTGGGTTCACATCGGCAACTGGCAACTCGCCGAAGGGAGTGCCGCCGGAGATCGCAAGGCGGCCGCCGGCCCGGCGCGACACTCGGCGGAACAGGCGTTGGCACTGGCACCGGAGTTCGGGGAGGCCGCCGCGCTCCGGGGTCG
This portion of the Thermoanaerobaculia bacterium genome encodes:
- a CDS encoding DUF2157 domain-containing protein, whose protein sequence is MRSPEVAEAIPKLVERGLLAPATAAPLLRSARGELLSIRGELRALLYVGVLALAAGVSLLVKENLERIGPLAIAVAIGLAAVACLGWTLAHALPFRWQRAESTDWTFDFLLLLGILLLGADLAYIEAKFTPLGDAWSYHLLVMTLVTGVFAVRCDSRLLWSLALSTFAAWRGVAASSVAQGLFELRGRPESALRLELLLCGLAFVALGFAMRHFDRKRHFEPLTTFLGSLALLSGLGLFALDPQENWFLWAIVFVASAAGLAGLALRARRFGLFALGALGVYAGISRLAFELIFEAGCGCFWFAGSSLGMVALLWIVQRRFRVEAA
- a CDS encoding TonB-dependent receptor, with protein sequence MRLNRFAAFAFFITLSIVTLPLPVLSQEPAPPPAEAPPASEATAATAKAVAAPAGETAAAEPEGSFFDSTTVTALGREADVFQVSTPVTVIQELEIARRMPNNAADLLREEPGVDVNGVGVNQARPVIRGQRGLRILFMEDGLRMNNARRQTDFGELSALVDVDDVSSVEVVRGPMSVLYGSDAIGGVLNLVTKPAFTPGGRNFGVDADLRYGSAGELARGHAGVRGQSGRSRFSLSASYRDAEDYESAAGSYGDIELDEEATVLDSGVQDDSLFGVFTFDFTDQQSLTVKHRRYHAGQTGFGLVDPSLVGGDEEFQIRITYPYQDFDRTTLAYAASGFDNFLLDSLDAQIYFQNNERELANDISINIGPIFPGAPDSAVDSDTLNYTDLQSVGFRAQGVKVVGGKQVLTWGVEGFEDDSTNTDHSVTTTTIRFPFPPFAREQVTEDNVANAPNAENRSYGLFLQDEVPVGDRLKLVAGARWQKVETRAQPTPGWDVSDLDFSDDNLVGAINFLYQATESLNLIASWGTSFRAPNIIERLFNGVTPEGSGYQILNPDLTSETGENFDLGFKYRRRDAWMEAVWFRTDLEDGIIQDFLSPEEIAALPPDVRADIIASGAQFVVQQRNVDQLQYEGIEVAFGFRIRDSFAVGGNYTHLTGKRTGQAAVPVDDQYNDKVNAFVRYEPRGGRWWAEYNVRHNASADITLEPGEPAPAVGNTLPAFTIHGLGGGVILFQRESHEHSLTFGVENFTDELYAEFSNATFFRPEPGRNFTASYRVKF